In Candidatus Fusobacterium pullicola, a genomic segment contains:
- the selD gene encoding selenide, water dikinase SelD, producing MSEKLHLDRCSIGGUASKIGPEVLSEILHNLPSVEDKNLIVGFEKSDDAAVYKLTEDIAIIQTLDFFTPMTDDPYIFGQIAAANSLSDVYAMGGQPKTAMNIVCFPQKLDIKILGEILRGGAEKVMEAGAVLSGGHSIHDPEVKYGLSVTGIAHPDKILKNHGCENGDILICTKKLGTGIVTTASKVNLASKEAIDESVKQMITLNKYAAEVIVNYPITACTDITGFGFLGHAYEMAKGSEKSLVFEGDFIPYITEAKEYAKDFLITTGGQQNRNFIGRDIDFGKTPLWLQEIMFDPQTSGGLLFSVKKDSVSALMKEFKEKNIDAYIIGSVEEKKDKYLIVR from the coding sequence ATGAGTGAAAAATTACATTTAGATAGATGCTCAATAGGTGGTTGAGCAAGCAAAATAGGACCAGAGGTTCTTTCAGAGATATTACACAATCTTCCGAGTGTGGAGGATAAAAATTTAATAGTAGGATTTGAAAAATCAGATGATGCCGCTGTATATAAACTGACTGAAGATATAGCTATTATACAAACATTGGATTTTTTTACTCCTATGACAGATGATCCATATATTTTTGGACAGATAGCTGCAGCAAATTCACTAAGTGATGTGTATGCTATGGGTGGACAACCTAAAACAGCTATGAATATAGTTTGTTTTCCACAAAAGTTGGATATAAAAATACTAGGAGAGATACTGAGAGGTGGAGCTGAAAAGGTAATGGAGGCAGGAGCTGTTCTAAGTGGAGGACACTCAATCCATGATCCAGAGGTAAAATATGGACTTTCAGTAACTGGTATAGCTCATCCAGATAAAATTTTAAAAAATCATGGATGTGAAAATGGAGATATTTTAATATGTACTAAAAAGTTAGGAACCGGGATAGTTACAACAGCTTCTAAGGTAAATCTTGCAAGTAAAGAGGCAATAGATGAATCTGTAAAACAGATGATAACTTTGAATAAGTATGCTGCTGAAGTGATTGTAAATTATCCAATAACAGCTTGTACAGATATTACAGGATTTGGTTTTTTAGGTCATGCCTATGAAATGGCTAAAGGTTCTGAAAAGAGTTTAGTTTTTGAAGGAGATTTCATACCATACATCACAGAAGCAAAAGAGTATGCTAAGGATTTTTTAATAACAACTGGTGGGCAACAAAATAGAAACTTTATAGGAAGAGATATAGATTTTGGAAAAACTCCTCTTTGGTTACAAGAGATAATGTTTGATCCACAAACATCTGGAGGGTTACTGTTTTCAGTAAAAAAAGATAGTGTATCTGCACTGATGAAGGAGTTTAAAGAGAAAAATATTGATGCTTATATAATTGGTTCAGTTGAAGAGAAAAAAGATAAATATTTAATAGTGAGGTAG
- the aroB gene encoding 3-dehydroquinate synthase: MRRIDIRTSSGEYPIILGKNIISQLKEYISDYDKILLLSNEDIGNIYFKRVLQELKDERIRVFTIPEGESFKNLETLSTIYDYMAKENFSRKSLIISLGGGVVCDIGGFVGATYMRGIDFIQIPTSLLAQVDASIGGKTGVDTQYGKNLIGAFKQPKAVFIDASFLSTLPKEQFSSGMAEVIKHSLIIENKEYFEFLKVKREKIISLDSDNLIEMIAKSCDIKREIVERDEFEKGDRALLNLGHTYGHSIEKLFNFKGMTHGEGVAKGIIFELELSKILNRIDEDRIEEIKDIFKSYGLDPNPIYYPEEVILEIMKKDKKNSFDKINFILFSKEMKVYRDSVEIKYILEVNNLFSPRYIKGIIDIGTNSCRLFLAQVFQGEEIKIEREISKDVEIVKLGEDVNKNGYLKKEAISRTVECLKRYKKKADSYGVKELVAFATSATRDSKNRDEFLNQVKEIGIDIKCISGDREAQLNFLGNSIVFEERILVLDIGGGSTEFTLGEKGEIEFVKSINIGAVRGTERFFSTQNYTDDTIEKCREWVKDMISEVKFLKNKNFTLVGVAGTATTQISVQKQMGVYDSSKVHMSEIRLEELRENLKLFLECSVEKRKHIVGLEEKRADVIIAGTIILITIMEELGVNKMIVSESDNLNGAMISKSI, encoded by the coding sequence ATGAGAAGAATAGATATAAGAACCTCTAGTGGAGAATATCCAATAATATTAGGAAAAAATATAATATCGCAATTAAAAGAGTATATAAGTGATTATGATAAAATATTACTATTGTCAAATGAAGATATAGGAAATATATATTTTAAAAGAGTATTACAAGAGTTAAAAGATGAAAGAATAAGAGTTTTTACTATACCAGAGGGTGAGAGTTTTAAAAATCTAGAAACTTTATCAACAATATATGACTATATGGCAAAGGAAAACTTTTCAAGAAAATCCTTAATTATCTCTTTAGGGGGAGGAGTAGTTTGTGATATAGGAGGCTTTGTAGGAGCTACTTACATGAGGGGAATAGATTTTATTCAAATTCCTACCTCTTTATTAGCTCAGGTAGATGCTAGTATAGGTGGAAAGACAGGGGTAGATACTCAATATGGGAAAAATTTAATAGGAGCATTCAAACAACCAAAGGCTGTTTTTATAGATGCAAGCTTTTTAAGTACTTTACCAAAGGAACAGTTCTCTTCTGGGATGGCAGAGGTAATTAAGCACTCTTTAATAATTGAGAATAAAGAGTATTTTGAGTTTTTAAAGGTGAAAAGAGAGAAGATAATTTCATTGGATAGTGATAATTTAATAGAGATGATAGCAAAATCTTGTGATATAAAAAGAGAGATAGTAGAGAGAGATGAGTTTGAAAAAGGTGATAGAGCACTATTAAATCTTGGTCATACATATGGTCATAGTATTGAGAAACTTTTCAATTTTAAAGGTATGACTCACGGTGAGGGAGTTGCAAAGGGAATAATATTTGAATTGGAGCTTTCAAAAATATTAAATAGAATAGATGAAGATAGAATAGAAGAGATAAAGGATATTTTTAAGAGTTATGGGTTAGATCCCAATCCAATTTATTATCCAGAAGAAGTTATATTAGAAATAATGAAAAAGGATAAAAAGAACTCATTTGATAAAATTAATTTTATTCTTTTTTCAAAGGAAATGAAAGTCTATAGAGATAGTGTTGAAATAAAGTATATTTTAGAAGTAAATAACCTTTTTTCACCTAGATATATAAAGGGAATAATAGATATAGGAACAAACTCTTGTAGACTATTTTTAGCTCAAGTATTTCAGGGAGAAGAGATAAAAATTGAGAGAGAGATATCTAAAGATGTAGAGATAGTAAAACTTGGAGAGGATGTAAATAAAAATGGATATCTAAAAAAAGAAGCTATATCTAGGACTGTAGAGTGTTTAAAAAGATATAAGAAAAAAGCAGATAGCTATGGAGTAAAAGAGTTAGTGGCTTTTGCTACATCAGCGACAAGAGATTCGAAGAATAGAGATGAATTTTTAAATCAAGTAAAAGAGATAGGTATAGATATAAAGTGTATATCTGGAGATAGGGAGGCTCAACTGAATTTTCTAGGAAACTCAATAGTTTTTGAGGAGAGAATATTGGTTCTAGATATAGGTGGTGGAAGTACGGAATTTACTCTTGGAGAAAAGGGAGAAATCGAATTTGTTAAAAGTATAAATATAGGAGCAGTAAGAGGAACAGAGAGATTTTTTTCAACTCAAAATTATACAGATGATACTATAGAGAAGTGTAGAGAGTGGGTAAAAGATATGATATCTGAAGTAAAATTTTTGAAAAATAAAAATTTTACTTTAGTTGGAGTGGCTGGGACAGCTACTACACAGATATCTGTCCAAAAACAGATGGGAGTTTATGATAGTTCTAAAGTACATATGTCAGAAATTAGACTAGAGGAGTTAAGAGAGAATTTAAAACTTTTCTTAGAGTGTAGTGTAGAAAAAAGAAAACATATTGTTGGTTTAGAAGAGAAAAGAGCTGATGTAATCATAGCTGGAACAATAATACTAATCACTATAATGGAGGAATTAGGAGTAAATAAAATGATAGTATCGGAATCTGATAATTTAAATGGGGCTATGATCAGTAAAAGTATTTAG